A region from the Leptospira dzoumogneensis genome encodes:
- the hisE gene encoding phosphoribosyl-ATP diphosphatase translates to MDFLLQLEQILKKRKEELPEKSYTADLFRGGVDRILKKVGEEAGEVIIAAKNADKKELTHESADLLFHLQVLLVERGLSLSDIVEELKKRHS, encoded by the coding sequence ATGGACTTCCTGCTTCAATTAGAGCAAATCCTTAAAAAAAGAAAAGAAGAACTTCCCGAAAAATCCTATACTGCGGACCTCTTTAGAGGCGGCGTGGATCGTATCCTTAAAAAAGTAGGGGAAGAAGCTGGAGAAGTGATTATCGCGGCAAAAAACGCGGACAAAAAAGAACTCACTCATGAATCCGCGGACTTACTCTTTCATTTACAAGTTCTTCTTGTGGAAAGAGGTCTTTCTCTTTCCGACATAGTAGAAGAACTTAAAAAAAGACATTCTTAA
- a CDS encoding JAB domain-containing protein: protein MAERWGSGPDPRSRIFHDADNLEDWELIAVLLGKGSRGLPIEDLSRDILKKSRGLGGLLSSNIPRNFHINGLGKAKIATVLAALELSKRLKYKSIRMAGYNPTTLSSYLQGLFTPLKRECFVLATISPAGDLLRVETVSKGSLEEVGVLPRDLVRIVLNDEASQAILAHNHPGMICYPSQEDWEVYTNLKDILGNLDVELLDHWIFGIDGIFSCKQSTRLEEN from the coding sequence TTGGCTGAGCGCTGGGGCTCAGGCCCGGATCCTAGATCTCGTATCTTTCATGATGCGGATAATCTGGAAGACTGGGAGCTGATTGCCGTTCTTTTGGGCAAAGGGAGCAGGGGCCTTCCTATCGAAGACCTCAGCCGAGATATTCTAAAAAAGTCCCGAGGATTGGGAGGACTTCTCTCATCCAATATTCCTAGAAATTTTCATATCAACGGTTTGGGTAAGGCAAAAATCGCCACCGTACTGGCCGCTTTAGAACTCTCTAAAAGACTCAAATACAAATCGATCCGAATGGCGGGTTATAACCCGACTACACTTTCTTCTTATCTGCAGGGTTTATTTACCCCTTTAAAAAGAGAATGTTTTGTTTTAGCTACCATCTCTCCTGCAGGAGATCTTTTAAGAGTGGAGACGGTTTCCAAAGGTAGTTTGGAAGAAGTGGGAGTTCTTCCCAGAGACCTGGTCCGGATCGTACTGAACGACGAGGCTTCCCAAGCGATACTGGCCCATAATCATCCGGGTATGATCTGTTATCCAAGCCAAGAAGATTGGGAAGTCTATACAAACTTAAAGGATATACTCGGCAATTTGGATGTGGAGCTTTTGGACCATTGGATTTTTGGAATTGACGGGATCTTTTCCTGCAAACAATCTACTCGACTAGAAGAGAACTGA
- a CDS encoding thioredoxin family protein, which translates to MLPFSKIRSILLLIFLVLASEIHSEVWETSVETAFNKAKKEGRPIFIDVYADWCGYCKTLKKEIYPKKEVKQELSKFVLLSLDGDRFPNLKKRYDVTGYPTLLFLDKNGSLTEKIAGMPDHKMVIKTLRSAYSKRDKEVSLLADLEKDPENNLLLLKVGEYYFEAKEYKKAADYFYRSFASEDPRMPENKHKALFNLGLSFSELKNWEKTIKTFSLYLDKFPTGHSKAALYYRGGAYSSLGQKAEAREDLKKALELSSDPEEKKEIQDLLNRL; encoded by the coding sequence ATGCTCCCTTTTTCAAAAATCCGATCCATCCTCCTATTGATCTTCCTCGTGCTCGCATCCGAAATCCACTCTGAGGTTTGGGAGACTTCCGTTGAGACAGCTTTTAATAAGGCGAAGAAGGAAGGAAGGCCCATCTTTATAGATGTATACGCAGATTGGTGCGGATACTGCAAAACCCTTAAAAAGGAAATTTATCCTAAAAAAGAGGTAAAACAAGAATTATCCAAATTCGTACTTCTTTCACTAGATGGGGATAGATTTCCGAACTTAAAGAAAAGGTACGATGTAACAGGTTATCCTACTCTTCTATTTTTAGATAAGAACGGAAGCCTCACGGAAAAGATCGCCGGAATGCCGGATCATAAAATGGTGATCAAAACCTTAAGATCCGCGTATTCAAAAAGAGATAAAGAAGTCAGCCTGCTTGCGGATCTGGAAAAAGATCCTGAGAATAATCTTCTTCTATTAAAAGTAGGAGAATATTACTTCGAAGCAAAAGAATATAAAAAAGCAGCGGACTACTTTTATAGATCATTCGCATCCGAAGATCCCAGGATGCCTGAGAACAAACATAAGGCTCTATTCAATTTGGGACTTAGCTTTTCAGAATTAAAAAATTGGGAGAAAACGATCAAAACGTTTTCTTTATATTTGGACAAGTTCCCAACGGGACATTCCAAAGCGGCTTTGTATTATAGAGGCGGGGCTTATTCTTCTCTAGGACAAAAAGCAGAAGCGAGAGAAGATCTAAAAAAAGCCCTGGAGCTCAGTTCCGATCCGGAGGAAAAGAAAGAGATCCAGGACTTATTGAATCGACTTTGA
- a CDS encoding cytochrome c-type biogenesis protein CcmH, which produces MKVLVSSKVYNRILISLFGFFIWTSAAYADSTFTNLTDPEQIRTFHNVTERIRCICIPSITIKSCSFNNCTVSAKLKLFIENRIRAGESADVIVDKMIHGFGQDVVSDPVIAKFIENGNQGMAQGVIMGFGPDILAKPDSFWIDFSIAAAATLGILLIYLYLKRRTAPKAAIVTGSENHSSFDKYISEIKEKQK; this is translated from the coding sequence ATGAAAGTTTTGGTCTCTTCTAAAGTATATAATAGAATTCTAATTTCTCTTTTTGGGTTCTTTATTTGGACGAGTGCGGCTTACGCGGATTCTACTTTTACGAATCTGACCGATCCTGAGCAGATCCGCACATTCCATAATGTGACTGAAAGGATCCGATGTATCTGCATCCCTTCTATCACGATCAAAAGTTGTTCCTTTAATAACTGTACTGTTTCCGCAAAACTCAAACTTTTTATAGAGAATAGGATCAGAGCGGGAGAATCCGCAGATGTGATCGTAGACAAAATGATCCACGGATTCGGCCAAGATGTGGTTTCAGATCCTGTCATCGCAAAATTTATAGAAAACGGAAACCAGGGAATGGCACAAGGAGTCATTATGGGTTTTGGTCCGGACATTCTGGCAAAACCTGATTCTTTTTGGATCGATTTTAGTATCGCAGCCGCGGCAACTCTCGGAATACTTCTTATTTATCTTTATTTAAAAAGAAGGACCGCTCCTAAAGCGGCGATCGTTACAGGATCTGAAAATCATTCCTCATTCGATAAATATATCTCCGAAATAAAGGAGAAACAGAAATAA
- a CDS encoding cytochrome c maturation protein CcmE produces MNVKFTVLASIIALSLGTIAFFSSKETSYTLLDASDLAANTTKYEADDLLRVRGFVKLGSLVREGKTAKFVLQLNEKEVPVFFTGATLLPDAFKEGARARVDGVWKNGVLVADKVEAKCASKYEAGYKEEEQ; encoded by the coding sequence ATGAACGTGAAATTTACCGTGCTTGCGAGTATCATCGCACTTTCCTTAGGAACGATCGCATTCTTTTCTTCTAAAGAAACTTCTTATACTTTATTGGATGCTTCTGATTTAGCTGCGAATACCACTAAATATGAGGCAGATGATCTATTAAGAGTAAGAGGATTCGTAAAATTGGGATCTCTTGTCCGGGAAGGAAAAACTGCAAAGTTTGTACTCCAACTGAACGAAAAAGAAGTGCCTGTTTTTTTTACAGGAGCTACATTATTACCCGACGCATTTAAAGAAGGTGCCAGAGCCAGAGTGGACGGAGTTTGGAAAAACGGAGTCCTAGTCGCCGATAAGGTAGAAGCAAAATGTGCATCCAAATACGAAGCAGGTTATAAAGAAGAAGAACAATGA
- a CDS encoding zinc ribbon domain-containing protein, with amino-acid sequence MDYLLIFFYIVLVAIIATPFVYVSMFAKHIPYETDPKSSELFDRRDVLLDNLKDLKIEFDTGKLTEIEFKSISSGLVKELEEQDKRISQGAVATLSKTETSAKPQLGGKFCHNCGFKIEIFGAKFCPECGTKLQV; translated from the coding sequence ATGGATTATCTATTAATTTTCTTTTATATAGTTCTGGTCGCTATTATCGCGACTCCATTCGTTTACGTGAGTATGTTTGCAAAACATATCCCGTATGAAACGGATCCTAAAAGTTCCGAGTTATTTGATAGAAGGGACGTTCTTCTGGATAACCTGAAAGATCTGAAAATTGAATTCGATACGGGGAAATTGACCGAGATAGAATTCAAATCCATCTCTTCCGGTTTAGTAAAAGAATTAGAAGAGCAGGACAAAAGGATCAGCCAGGGTGCGGTTGCAACTTTGTCCAAAACGGAAACTTCAGCCAAACCTCAGCTTGGTGGAAAATTCTGTCATAACTGTGGATTTAAAATAGAAATTTTCGGAGCGAAGTTCTGTCCTGAATGTGGGACAAAACTCCAAGTCTGA
- a CDS encoding tautomerase family protein: protein MPYINLKVAGPLTKEQKQQISKEFSETLAKVAARPPESTYIVIDEVSRENWAVGGKLLE, encoded by the coding sequence ATGCCTTACATCAATTTAAAAGTCGCAGGACCTCTTACAAAAGAGCAAAAACAACAGATATCTAAAGAATTCTCCGAAACTCTTGCAAAAGTCGCCGCAAGACCTCCCGAATCCACCTATATCGTGATCGACGAAGTTTCTAGAGAGAATTGGGCCGTAGGTGGAAAACTCCTAGAGTAA
- a CDS encoding UDP-glucose dehydrogenase family protein: MKVCVIGSGYVGLVAGACFAEYGNHVICVDKDSKKIEDLKKGIIPIYEPGLSELVLNNHKENRLGFSTSIQEGVEGSEIIFIAVGTPTSEDGSADLSAVYAVAEQIGKSINGYKVIVDKSTVPVGTAAKVKEIISKNTKHEFDVVSNPEFLKEGAAIDDFMKPERVVIGADSERAGNLVAQLYAPFVLNGNPIIKMGTVSAELTKYACNAFLATKISFANEIANLCETVGADYEDVRKGMGTDSRIGRQFLYAGIGYGGSCFPKDVRALIRTSEDFSSSLRIIREVERVNEDQKVRLYTKIENFFGKGQIKGKTLAVWGLAFKPGTDDMREAPSIPLLLKLHEEGAKIKAFDPVSKETSEYYFKDKIEYAKDAYDALEGADALLLLTEWREFREPDFSRIKKLMKGHVIFDGRNQYRPDHMKKEGFKYFSIGKQSV; the protein is encoded by the coding sequence ATGAAAGTTTGCGTAATTGGAAGCGGCTATGTGGGCCTTGTGGCCGGAGCTTGCTTCGCTGAATATGGAAATCATGTGATCTGCGTGGATAAGGACTCTAAAAAAATAGAGGACTTGAAAAAAGGAATCATACCTATTTATGAACCTGGTCTTTCCGAATTGGTTTTGAATAACCATAAGGAGAATCGACTGGGTTTCAGCACTTCCATCCAAGAAGGTGTAGAAGGCTCTGAAATCATTTTTATCGCTGTTGGAACTCCAACATCCGAGGACGGATCTGCGGATCTAAGCGCCGTGTATGCAGTGGCAGAACAGATCGGAAAATCAATCAACGGTTACAAAGTGATCGTGGACAAATCCACTGTTCCAGTAGGGACCGCTGCCAAAGTAAAAGAAATTATTTCTAAAAACACCAAACATGAATTCGACGTTGTATCCAATCCCGAATTCTTGAAAGAAGGTGCTGCGATCGACGACTTCATGAAACCTGAAAGAGTTGTGATCGGCGCAGACAGCGAAAGAGCAGGAAATCTTGTTGCTCAACTTTACGCTCCATTCGTATTGAACGGAAACCCAATCATTAAAATGGGAACCGTTTCTGCGGAGCTAACTAAATACGCATGTAACGCATTTTTAGCCACTAAGATCTCTTTTGCAAATGAGATCGCTAACTTATGCGAAACCGTTGGTGCGGATTACGAAGATGTAAGAAAAGGTATGGGAACCGATTCCAGGATCGGCCGCCAATTTTTATATGCAGGTATCGGTTACGGCGGATCTTGTTTTCCTAAAGACGTTCGTGCATTGATCCGCACTTCCGAGGATTTTTCTTCTTCTCTTCGTATCATTAGAGAAGTGGAAAGAGTGAACGAAGACCAAAAGGTCCGTTTGTACACTAAGATTGAGAACTTCTTCGGAAAGGGTCAGATCAAAGGAAAAACTTTGGCGGTTTGGGGACTCGCATTCAAGCCGGGTACGGACGATATGAGAGAGGCACCTTCTATTCCTCTATTATTAAAATTGCATGAAGAAGGTGCTAAGATCAAGGCATTCGATCCTGTTTCTAAAGAAACTTCGGAATACTATTTTAAAGACAAGATAGAATATGCTAAAGACGCGTATGACGCGTTAGAAGGTGCGGATGCACTACTTCTTCTTACCGAATGGAGAGAATTCAGAGAACCTGATTTTTCCAGAATTAAAAAATTGATGAAGGGTCATGTGATCTTTGACGGTAGAAACCAATATCGTCCGGATCATATGAAAAAAGAAGGATTCAAATACTTCTCTATCGGTAAACAATCGGTTTAA
- a CDS encoding YdcF family protein translates to MDTIFFAASKLAGAFLFPLPASLLLLVFFAFRLPKSKHKVWVLVPTLIIWVASTDSFSQWLVRGLEEKHPPVRLETLENSDAILVLGGAVDNLALYEQQVQLTSAAERMTDAVRLFQKRKAPRIVFTGGSGNLFFQTRKESDFALQFFESLGIPNKVVFLENESRNTKENAEKTAELFRKNKWKSAILITSAFHMERSLLVFANTGIKIHPWPTDYRSRVKILTIDDFIPSSQSLENTSIAWKERIGLFVYGFRESISTFLPLRIRYPWSKDWN, encoded by the coding sequence ATGGATACGATCTTTTTCGCGGCCTCCAAACTCGCGGGGGCCTTCTTATTCCCCTTACCTGCATCCCTGCTCTTGTTGGTATTTTTTGCCTTCAGACTTCCTAAATCCAAACATAAGGTTTGGGTTTTAGTTCCTACACTCATTATCTGGGTAGCTTCCACTGATAGTTTTTCTCAATGGTTGGTCCGAGGTTTGGAAGAAAAACATCCTCCTGTTCGTTTGGAAACTCTGGAAAACTCGGATGCAATTTTAGTTTTAGGCGGAGCAGTAGACAATCTTGCATTATACGAACAACAAGTGCAATTGACTTCCGCTGCGGAAAGAATGACTGACGCTGTGCGATTATTCCAGAAAAGAAAAGCGCCTCGTATTGTTTTCACAGGAGGTTCCGGGAATTTATTCTTCCAAACTAGAAAAGAATCCGACTTTGCTCTTCAATTTTTTGAATCTTTAGGAATTCCTAACAAAGTCGTTTTTCTGGAGAATGAAAGCAGGAACACTAAGGAGAATGCGGAAAAAACGGCAGAACTTTTTCGCAAAAATAAATGGAAGTCCGCAATACTGATCACTTCCGCATTTCATATGGAAAGATCTCTGCTGGTATTTGCAAATACTGGGATCAAGATCCATCCTTGGCCGACAGACTATAGGTCCAGGGTCAAAATTCTGACTATAGACGATTTTATACCTTCTTCCCAAAGTCTGGAAAATACAAGCATCGCCTGGAAAGAAAGAATAGGCCTATTCGTTTACGGGTTTAGAGAGAGTATTTCCACTTTTCTTCCCCTCCGTATCCGATATCCTTGGTCTAAGGACTGGAATTAA
- a CDS encoding DUF962 domain-containing protein, whose translation MKFAKEMAFYSAYHQEKRNVWIHVLGVPTITFTLFLVLNRLELVNVFGYTVTAATVFGIVVLAYYFTLDFIFAAATTVVFGSLMFLAQYITLSLTATTAWSIFAVAQLVGWGAQFYGHFIFEKSRPALFDNLFQAVVSAPIFVIADVFFELGYRKDVQEAVRKELAAQGKLKNFSTAH comes from the coding sequence ATGAAATTCGCTAAGGAAATGGCCTTCTATTCAGCGTACCACCAAGAAAAAAGAAACGTGTGGATCCACGTATTAGGAGTTCCTACCATCACCTTCACCCTATTTTTGGTGCTTAATAGATTAGAGTTAGTTAATGTTTTCGGCTATACGGTAACTGCTGCTACCGTATTCGGGATCGTAGTACTTGCATACTACTTCACTCTGGATTTTATTTTTGCCGCTGCGACCACTGTGGTGTTCGGTTCTTTAATGTTTTTGGCTCAATACATCACTCTGTCTTTGACCGCAACAACTGCATGGAGTATCTTTGCTGTTGCTCAGTTAGTAGGTTGGGGAGCTCAATTCTACGGACATTTTATCTTTGAAAAAAGTCGCCCTGCATTATTCGACAATTTATTCCAAGCGGTAGTATCTGCTCCTATTTTCGTAATTGCAGATGTGTTCTTCGAATTGGGATACAGAAAAGATGTGCAAGAAGCGGTTCGTAAAGAATTAGCTGCACAGGGCAAACTCAAAAACTTCAGCACTGCTCATTAA
- a CDS encoding ABC transporter permease, translating into MTSSVFLRNLRILSVLVRRDYALQYAGSALGLTWMFLQNVSLILIYTIVFYFIGIRSQGENSIEYFSNVLSGLLFWIPLQEYLIRGTGILTDNRQLIKRSPLGPEIFLWIPFVQFLLHWLVTSIPIFIFLAWAGKLGVWSLPLSFFSMFCTGLFLACLQSYLARVNIILRDISPLVRLLTQFLFWGLPILYGSKGILGKLNVFNPFFFPLEVFRSALLVGYTPQAGVLDFLPFLGIFLGVFLLSRTKLNQIVLDHL; encoded by the coding sequence ATGACCTCTTCCGTTTTTTTGCGTAATCTCAGAATTTTATCGGTTCTTGTCAGAAGGGATTATGCACTGCAGTACGCGGGTTCCGCATTGGGCCTGACTTGGATGTTCCTACAAAACGTAAGTTTGATCCTGATCTATACGATCGTATTTTATTTCATAGGTATCAGATCCCAAGGTGAAAATTCCATAGAATATTTTTCTAATGTACTCAGCGGACTTTTGTTTTGGATACCTTTGCAGGAATATCTGATCAGAGGCACCGGAATTCTTACGGACAATAGACAGTTGATCAAAAGATCTCCTCTTGGTCCTGAAATTTTTCTCTGGATCCCATTTGTTCAGTTTTTGTTGCATTGGCTCGTAACTTCTATTCCTATCTTTATCTTTTTGGCCTGGGCCGGCAAGCTTGGGGTCTGGAGTTTACCTCTTTCTTTTTTTTCCATGTTCTGCACCGGATTGTTTCTGGCCTGCCTTCAAAGTTATCTTGCTCGTGTGAATATTATTCTGAGAGATATTTCTCCCTTGGTGAGATTATTGACCCAGTTTTTGTTCTGGGGTCTTCCTATTCTTTATGGATCCAAAGGTATTTTAGGAAAATTGAATGTATTTAACCCGTTCTTCTTTCCTTTGGAAGTTTTTAGATCCGCATTGCTTGTTGGATATACTCCTCAGGCTGGGGTTTTGGACTTTCTTCCTTTTTTAGGGATTTTCTTAGGCGTATTTCTTTTAAGTCGTACTAAATTAAATCAGATAGTGTTGGATCACCTTTGA
- a CDS encoding ABC transporter ATP-binding protein — MIKIENISKTYQGYSKPWNRLLSAITFGYFGLDVKYKALDGISFSAEKGEVIGIIGRNGAGKSTLLKLLTGVSKVDSGKLEKKGTVRSILELGVGFNPELSGEENLYYNGLVWGLDPEELIRSSEEIFKFSGLSEFRKSPLKNYSSGMTMRLGFALATAKRPDILIVDEALAVGDASFQQKSLNRFRKFSEEGTLTLIVSHDLELLKSVCTRLLVLEKGKLVFDGDPIDGFREYMQIIASSSLEGNTKIQDKDSLVESLDVEIQYAGKSNPSILPVGAEVLLRVGASFRSSLEDLTVGFHIDDHRGIRVFGTNTFHIGGRQKDLKPKEPIRIDFRFPMNLSPGKYSLGIALHSGESHAEGSYLWKDGVLQFELERLDVPKFEGAAWIPVKVEAKKGDFSG; from the coding sequence TTGATTAAGATAGAGAATATTTCCAAGACCTACCAAGGTTATAGTAAACCTTGGAATAGACTTTTAAGCGCGATTACGTTCGGATATTTCGGTTTGGATGTAAAATACAAAGCCTTAGATGGGATTTCTTTTTCTGCGGAGAAGGGAGAAGTCATCGGTATCATCGGCCGAAACGGCGCAGGAAAATCCACCTTACTTAAATTGCTTACCGGAGTTTCCAAAGTGGATTCAGGTAAGTTAGAGAAGAAGGGAACTGTTCGTTCTATCTTAGAATTGGGAGTCGGTTTTAATCCTGAACTTTCCGGAGAAGAGAACTTATACTATAACGGTTTAGTCTGGGGATTGGATCCTGAAGAACTGATCCGATCTTCTGAGGAAATTTTTAAGTTTTCCGGTTTGTCCGAATTTCGTAAAAGCCCTTTAAAAAATTATTCTTCCGGTATGACGATGAGATTGGGCTTTGCACTCGCGACTGCAAAACGTCCCGATATTTTGATCGTGGACGAGGCATTGGCTGTGGGTGATGCAAGCTTCCAGCAGAAAAGTTTAAACAGGTTCCGCAAGTTTTCGGAAGAAGGAACTTTGACTCTGATCGTAAGTCATGACCTGGAACTTTTAAAATCCGTCTGCACTCGACTTCTTGTTCTGGAAAAAGGGAAATTGGTATTCGATGGAGATCCGATAGACGGCTTTAGAGAATATATGCAGATCATTGCATCTTCTTCTTTGGAAGGAAATACTAAGATCCAAGATAAGGATTCTTTGGTGGAATCTTTGGATGTAGAGATCCAATACGCGGGTAAATCTAATCCTTCTATCCTGCCTGTGGGTGCAGAAGTTTTATTAAGAGTAGGTGCTTCATTTCGTTCTTCTTTAGAAGATCTAACTGTCGGTTTTCATATTGATGATCATAGAGGGATCAGAGTTTTCGGAACGAATACATTCCATATAGGCGGCCGCCAAAAAGATCTAAAACCGAAGGAACCGATTCGGATTGATTTTCGTTTTCCGATGAATCTTTCTCCGGGTAAATACTCACTTGGGATCGCATTACATTCTGGTGAAAGTCATGCGGAAGGTTCCTATCTTTGGAAGGATGGGGTTCTTCAATTCGAACTGGAAAGATTGGATGTCCCCAAATTTGAAGGCGCCGCTTGGATCCCGGTCAAAGTAGAGGCGAAAAAAGGGGATTTTTCCGGATAA
- a CDS encoding heme lyase CcmF/NrfE family subunit, which yields MNDLGAVCLISSFSILLFSIIQTSYGIFKNDSRALELGRYTLMANFAVILLAFIVLVVQLMRTDLSNYYVAMHSSEHLPLFYKMTSVWSGSSGSLLFWNLLLSGFTFIVLWQTKDLLNERIPVMHLSLAVIACFFSFLAIFFPDAQPFREFQPAAVAGRGLNPLLQHWAMIIHPPILYVGYVSFAIPFTIAASALVTGQLSENWFRFVRRWSIFSWFFLGTGILLGSKWAYEELGWGGYWAWDPVENASLMPWLLSTAFLHSMIIQERRGMLKFWNMLLIILAFHFCLLGTWITRSGVLEGPHSFSKSSIGTPFIVFIGVSFFFYLGILIYRKDKLKPERNLEAITSKEGSFLLNNFLLVIATLSILLGVFSPLLSGVEYKAPWFNSWGVPAGILLILLMGAAPLLAWRKGADQIFFTTLLKPLIAGVIGAGIYILYYTRNFSISDYSLGDVLGEVYSVLTVGLGIFTIAGIVQEYHNGIKARRAAIQGENYFQAGFRMLLKNKRRYGGYLVHLSMVILFIGLAGNAFKQNTSVKFFYFLRFSPTNELIYTSDDTAILGDYTIGATTLKIKPIVNGDPEAGLNHRNVIVSHEATFEVKKQLKSFDTMVTERRYYPQISHLSGDFETHIPTSEPSISSTPKEDLYIQLGAIEHADLSDENPDLPGMFLDFFFTRDPAIKAAKYLKFPNQIVANLEVWINPMVKFIWAGSLMFFLSGLLILLPIGEDKK from the coding sequence ATGAACGATTTAGGCGCAGTTTGTCTCATCTCCTCCTTCTCCATTCTATTATTTTCCATTATCCAAACCAGTTACGGAATTTTTAAGAACGACTCCAGAGCATTAGAATTAGGCCGTTATACTTTGATGGCCAATTTCGCGGTTATTCTACTGGCATTCATAGTGTTGGTTGTCCAACTAATGAGAACCGATCTATCCAACTATTATGTTGCGATGCATTCCAGTGAACATCTTCCTTTATTCTATAAGATGACATCGGTTTGGTCCGGATCTTCCGGTTCACTTCTATTCTGGAATTTATTACTCTCCGGATTCACATTCATAGTTCTTTGGCAAACAAAAGATCTTTTGAATGAAAGAATTCCGGTAATGCATCTTTCATTAGCAGTGATCGCATGTTTTTTCTCATTCTTAGCCATCTTCTTTCCGGATGCACAGCCATTCCGTGAATTCCAACCGGCAGCAGTCGCAGGCAGAGGATTAAATCCACTCTTACAACACTGGGCGATGATCATTCACCCACCGATCCTGTATGTGGGTTATGTAAGTTTTGCAATTCCGTTCACCATCGCTGCTTCCGCATTGGTCACCGGGCAATTATCCGAGAATTGGTTCAGATTTGTAAGAAGATGGAGTATCTTCTCTTGGTTCTTCCTCGGGACAGGAATACTATTAGGCTCCAAATGGGCTTACGAAGAATTAGGCTGGGGCGGTTATTGGGCATGGGACCCGGTTGAAAACGCAAGTTTGATGCCTTGGTTATTGTCCACAGCATTCTTACATTCAATGATCATCCAAGAAAGAAGAGGAATGTTAAAGTTTTGGAATATGCTTCTGATCATTCTTGCATTCCATTTCTGTTTGCTCGGGACTTGGATCACTCGAAGCGGAGTTTTAGAAGGACCGCATTCTTTTTCCAAATCCAGCATCGGAACTCCGTTTATAGTTTTTATAGGAGTTAGTTTCTTCTTCTATCTTGGAATTTTAATATATAGAAAAGACAAACTGAAACCGGAAAGAAACTTAGAAGCGATCACTTCCAAAGAAGGAAGTTTTTTACTGAATAATTTCCTTTTGGTAATTGCGACTCTTTCCATTCTATTAGGAGTATTCTCTCCTTTATTGTCCGGAGTAGAATATAAGGCTCCTTGGTTCAATTCTTGGGGGGTTCCTGCGGGGATTCTACTCATTCTACTTATGGGAGCGGCACCATTACTCGCCTGGAGAAAAGGCGCAGACCAAATCTTTTTTACCACTTTATTAAAACCTTTGATCGCAGGAGTTATCGGAGCTGGGATCTATATCCTATATTACACTCGCAACTTCTCCATCAGTGATTATAGTTTAGGCGATGTATTGGGAGAAGTCTACAGCGTTCTTACAGTAGGACTTGGGATCTTCACCATAGCAGGGATCGTGCAAGAATATCATAATGGTATAAAAGCGAGAAGAGCTGCTATCCAAGGAGAGAATTATTTCCAAGCCGGATTCAGAATGCTTCTGAAAAACAAAAGAAGATACGGCGGATACTTAGTCCACCTTTCCATGGTGATATTGTTTATCGGTCTTGCAGGAAACGCATTCAAACAGAACACTTCTGTTAAGTTTTTCTATTTTTTAAGATTTTCTCCTACAAATGAGCTTATCTATACGAGTGATGATACTGCGATCTTGGGAGATTATACGATTGGTGCTACCACTCTTAAGATCAAACCTATCGTAAACGGAGATCCGGAGGCTGGACTCAATCATAGAAACGTAATCGTTTCTCATGAGGCAACCTTCGAAGTCAAAAAGCAGCTCAAAAGTTTTGATACGATGGTGACCGAGAGAAGATACTATCCTCAAATCTCACATTTGAGCGGTGACTTCGAGACACATATTCCTACCAGTGAACCTTCTATCTCTTCTACCCCTAAAGAAGATCTTTATATACAGTTGGGAGCGATAGAACACGCGGATCTTTCGGATGAGAATCCGGATCTGCCTGGAATGTTCCTGGACTTCTTCTTTACAAGAGATCCTGCGATCAAGGCCGCAAAATATCTGAAATTCCCGAATCAGATCGTAGCGAATTTAGAAGTCTGGATCAACCCGATGGTAAAATTCATTTGGGCGGGATCTTTGATGTTCTTTCTATCCGGGTTATTGATCCTATTACCGATAGGAGAGGATAAAAAATGA